The sequence ATGTGGATCTTGTGGTTGTCTTGGAAGCTGGCCGTATTGTAGAGCAGGGAACGTATGACGAACTGATTGAGCGCAAAGGGTATTTGTGGACTTATTATCGATTGCAACATCAGCTTGTTTGAGTCCATGACTGTAAAATAAGCATGAACATCCAGGCTCCGAAGGGTTCATTTAGTTATCGTGCAGTGCGGCGCTTACTGGGAGAATTGGGAATGATAAGAGTATGGGAGCAACTTTCGTCTTTTTATTTGTGGAATGCATTTCCTCTCGATGGAAAAGAAAATCGTTTGTTTCAGGTGGTAGGAGTGCCTAGATCTGGGACAACATTATTGTGTTCCATGTTGAATTCGCATTCCAAAATTATCTGTTTGAGTGAACCTTACCATCAATGGAAGTATGATGGTTTTGTTTATACAGATGAAATTTGCGAATTAGTTCATTCTAATACATGGAAAAGACATCCAGCAATTTTGCTAAAATTTCTTTTGAGAAATGTTAATGATAAACTGATAGGCTTTAAGGAAATATATTATAGTAAATATAATGGGCATTACAGTAATCATTTCTTCTTCAAAAGAAACTATCAAAAAGGTGTAGTGACTATAGCGATTATTAGAGATCCCAGAGAAGTCTGGAAATCATTAGTTCTTAAGCACCCTGAAAAAAGAGGAAGAGTTACTAGAAGATTTGTAGAATCATGGAATGATTTGGTTTGCTGGATACTTGAAAATAACATTTTTTGGGTAAGGTATGAAGATCTGGTTGACAATCCTGAGAATGAATTGTGTAAAGTGTGTGATTTTCTGGGCGTTGATTTCGAGGAAGATATGTTTATCCTTAAAGAAAGAAAAGCACGAGGTGACTTAAATGCATTAAAAGGAGGGAATAT comes from Rhodothermus profundi and encodes:
- a CDS encoding sulfotransferase family protein; its protein translation is MNIQAPKGSFSYRAVRRLLGELGMIRVWEQLSSFYLWNAFPLDGKENRLFQVVGVPRSGTTLLCSMLNSHSKIICLSEPYHQWKYDGFVYTDEICELVHSNTWKRHPAILLKFLLRNVNDKLIGFKEIYYSKYNGHYSNHFFFKRNYQKGVVTIAIIRDPREVWKSLVLKHPEKRGRVTRRFVESWNDLVCWILENNIFWVRYEDLVDNPENELCKVCDFLGVDFEEDMFILKERKARGDLNALKGGNIIEGRNKEYKKVLSLREINYIEFKCDRFMKLTGYK